A genomic segment from Alistipes senegalensis JC50 encodes:
- a CDS encoding DUF4251 domain-containing protein, with protein MKKTVIIVLGLLLAATAFTVIGQKKILSPKEERREVREKRRAERIANYEKFMDSLVLSRNFQFNPSTMQRQPAGPMRQIMNPAFNVGVWDGTIDICLPYIKGYVPPYYVTVINYTVPDVQGYTTEQTHEGWMVTFSTSLFSASTYTFTFEIFSRTGGANLTITNPWYSPVQYSGSISQLY; from the coding sequence ATGAAAAAAACAGTCATTATCGTCTTGGGGCTGCTGCTTGCCGCAACGGCCTTCACCGTGATCGGACAGAAGAAGATCCTGTCGCCCAAAGAGGAGCGCCGCGAGGTGCGCGAGAAACGCCGTGCGGAACGCATCGCCAACTACGAGAAGTTCATGGACTCGCTCGTGCTGTCGCGCAACTTCCAGTTCAATCCCTCGACCATGCAGCGTCAGCCGGCAGGTCCCATGCGTCAGATCATGAACCCCGCGTTCAACGTCGGCGTCTGGGACGGCACGATCGACATCTGCCTGCCCTATATCAAGGGATACGTGCCGCCTTACTACGTGACGGTCATCAACTATACGGTGCCCGACGTGCAGGGCTACACCACCGAGCAGACCCACGAAGGATGGATGGTGACCTTCTCGACATCGTTGTTCTCGGCTTCGACCTACACTTTCACCTTCGAGATATTCTCCCGTACGGGCGGCGCCAACCTCACGATCACCAATCCGTGGTACAGCCCCGTGCAGTATTCGGGTTCGATTTCGCAGTTGTATTGA
- the ispF gene encoding 2-C-methyl-D-erythritol 2,4-cyclodiphosphate synthase, with amino-acid sequence MDFRIGHGYDVHALADGLPLVLGGIEIAHTKGCVAHSDGDVVIHALCDALLGAAALGDIGLHFPDTSDEFRGIDSKILLRKVAALLREKGYEIGNVDCTIRAQRPKLRPHIDAMRTAMAEAMGVDGDRVSVKATTTEQLGFEGREEGISVSAVALIYKK; translated from the coding sequence ATGGATTTCAGAATAGGACACGGATACGACGTACACGCCCTGGCCGACGGCCTGCCGTTGGTGCTCGGCGGCATAGAGATCGCGCACACGAAAGGATGCGTCGCCCATTCGGACGGCGATGTGGTGATCCACGCCTTGTGCGACGCCCTGCTGGGCGCTGCGGCGCTGGGCGACATCGGACTGCATTTCCCCGACACGTCGGACGAGTTCAGGGGCATCGACTCGAAGATACTGCTGCGGAAAGTCGCGGCGCTGCTGCGTGAGAAAGGCTATGAGATCGGAAACGTGGACTGCACGATCCGCGCACAGCGGCCCAAACTGCGGCCGCACATCGACGCCATGCGCACCGCGATGGCCGAAGCGATGGGCGTAGACGGCGACCGGGTGTCGGTCAAAGCCACGACCACGGAACAGCTGGGCTTCGAGGGACGGGAGGAGGGCATCTCCGTCTCCGCCGTGGCGCTGATCTACAAAAAATAG
- a CDS encoding hybrid sensor histidine kinase/response regulator transcription factor: MPETSYYGGIHSIAKDSVGRIWFSGYDALFMYNGSAFVRMDDLVTSLSPSSYWNYGQVVTDHRGGLYVGTNHGLLRFDYGSRSFESVLDGNIGSVMVNGDGTVWLIRNNDIESFDPERLPELVRYERPPDCSVSSLALICTREYVYAATKGNLYRLNRETGQYTLFTTVGGDGCVIRDVVEYGGSVYVLTLMDGLYECDGDGRVTQYFRLPVEYEKSAGAKELFLDTSGIIWVATQSGLLLLDPATGSTHLLRSNLHYPYSLPNNSVWSIFPDPDGGVWVGTYGGKLAYMTLADSGVNYFKATPGGLNHPIVSCFEEDDAGNLWIGTEGGGLNYWDRKNDRFVYYTQESRSGITSNMIKRLRYDRDGRLLISAFNGGIKLFDARRGRFTDLRMYCSASPQPLSIYDFVQEGDSGIWLTNPDAELMYGDAGSGIVGAVHLTDDRGNEVRPHVETLFHDGQGRLWLVTHNGAYVVDAASRRILAHYYLDDAPYSENNLCSYCVTSGSEIWFGTRGGGVNLLSRDGEYANFKDRTGEGLSGKTVFGILEDTVSKNVWFSTNSGLYYYDYVSRMIRKSQIDSPNLCGAYYVRACYKTSRGEMLFGGTDGFILFNPGKIGHNEQKPKVFFTDLLINSEPVRPGAKDSPLRRSITTMACDGDDGSAIELSHRQSNLEICFSANSYLDAGKNQYAYRMLGLSERWSLLPRGQKAVQFFNLPAGSYVFEVKAANNDGLWGDEVSSLRFEVSPSPFLSRWAYAVYAMLLLAVASFIWRYFTDKKIFQQRLELERIKEQNMKELTQARINFFTNISHDLKTPLTLVIDPLKQLKQHLPGDAPCNDYVRLIEKNVGRIQRMISQLLQFREIESQKMTLNRQPGDLIRFIDSIFSLFEFYASKKGIETDFSSRYESFYTSFDHDVIEKIFTNLFSNAIKYTSENGYVGVKIGRAPRERWPKGAVPAADTEYLSFTVTNTGAEIPEDKKDIIFESFNRLSARRPEFESSTGLGLAIVRELVGNLAGSITLHSGNSKVAFTVVLPFSRSAEKTNSAAESYDYTVSEIDNLLKESDAADRNDRRVRKAYDIVVIEDDPDLRSYLERRLSEYYNVYTADDGREGIAKVEKIYPQMVITDLMMPEADGFDVCRSLRSNIKTSHIPVIMLSGQGKDADNKIKALECGASVFIDKPFDMDYLLGQVANLIKTQNELKQRYSRKYIAEPSKITISSVDEELLKKAMNYIERNIDNNDYDVESFVSDMAIGRTLLYQKLNDITGMSIKEFIMDIRLKRAAQLLRESDLTISEISIMTGFANPKYFSICFKRHFELTPSEFKKKA, translated from the coding sequence ATGCCGGAAACCTCCTATTACGGGGGTATTCACAGCATCGCCAAAGACAGCGTGGGACGAATCTGGTTCAGCGGATACGATGCGCTGTTCATGTATAACGGCAGTGCGTTCGTCCGGATGGACGATTTGGTCACGAGCCTCTCGCCGAGTTCCTACTGGAATTACGGACAGGTGGTCACGGACCACCGCGGCGGGTTGTACGTCGGAACCAACCACGGACTGCTGCGCTTCGACTACGGTTCCCGGAGTTTCGAATCGGTACTGGACGGGAATATCGGTTCGGTCATGGTCAACGGCGACGGTACGGTATGGCTGATCCGCAACAACGACATCGAGTCGTTCGATCCGGAACGCCTGCCCGAGCTGGTGCGTTACGAACGGCCTCCGGACTGCTCGGTTTCGTCTTTGGCGCTGATATGCACCCGCGAATACGTTTATGCCGCGACGAAGGGGAACCTCTACCGGCTCAACCGCGAGACCGGACAGTACACGCTTTTCACGACCGTGGGCGGCGACGGCTGTGTGATCCGCGATGTCGTGGAGTACGGCGGGTCGGTCTATGTCCTTACGCTCATGGACGGCCTGTACGAATGCGACGGGGACGGCCGTGTCACGCAGTATTTCAGGCTGCCGGTCGAATACGAGAAGTCGGCCGGAGCCAAAGAGCTGTTTCTCGACACGTCGGGCATCATCTGGGTGGCCACGCAGTCGGGTCTCCTTCTTCTGGACCCTGCGACCGGCAGTACGCACCTTCTGCGTTCGAATCTCCATTATCCCTATTCGCTGCCCAACAATTCGGTGTGGTCGATATTTCCCGATCCCGACGGCGGGGTATGGGTCGGCACCTACGGGGGCAAACTGGCCTACATGACGCTGGCGGACAGCGGCGTAAATTATTTCAAGGCCACGCCGGGCGGGCTGAACCATCCCATCGTCAGCTGTTTCGAGGAGGATGACGCGGGCAATCTGTGGATCGGTACGGAGGGCGGAGGCCTGAACTACTGGGACCGGAAAAACGACCGCTTCGTCTACTATACGCAGGAGAGCCGCAGCGGCATTACGTCGAACATGATTAAGCGGCTGCGCTACGACAGGGACGGGAGGCTGCTGATTTCGGCTTTCAACGGCGGCATCAAATTATTCGACGCGCGGCGGGGGCGTTTTACCGACCTGCGCATGTATTGTTCGGCCTCGCCGCAGCCGTTGAGCATTTACGATTTCGTGCAGGAGGGCGATTCGGGAATCTGGCTGACGAATCCCGACGCCGAGCTGATGTACGGAGATGCCGGGAGCGGCATCGTCGGGGCCGTGCACCTGACGGACGACCGCGGAAACGAGGTCCGGCCGCACGTCGAAACGCTCTTCCACGACGGACAGGGCCGTCTGTGGCTGGTGACGCACAACGGAGCGTATGTCGTGGATGCCGCTTCGCGGCGGATTTTGGCGCATTATTACCTCGACGACGCTCCCTATTCGGAGAACAACCTTTGTTCGTATTGCGTCACGTCCGGTTCCGAAATCTGGTTCGGGACGCGCGGCGGGGGAGTCAACCTGTTGAGCCGCGACGGGGAGTATGCGAATTTCAAGGATCGGACCGGCGAAGGGCTGTCGGGGAAAACGGTTTTCGGCATTTTGGAAGATACGGTTTCGAAAAACGTCTGGTTCAGCACCAACAGCGGACTCTATTATTACGACTATGTGAGCCGGATGATCCGCAAGTCGCAGATCGACAGCCCGAACCTTTGCGGGGCCTACTACGTGCGGGCCTGCTATAAGACTTCGCGCGGGGAGATGCTCTTCGGGGGAACCGACGGATTTATCCTGTTCAATCCGGGAAAGATCGGGCACAACGAGCAGAAACCGAAGGTTTTTTTCACCGACCTGCTGATCAACAGCGAACCCGTGAGGCCCGGTGCCAAAGACTCGCCCCTGCGGAGGTCCATAACCACGATGGCCTGCGACGGGGACGACGGCAGCGCCATCGAACTGTCGCACCGGCAGTCGAATCTCGAAATCTGCTTTTCGGCGAACAGCTACCTGGACGCCGGGAAAAACCAGTATGCCTACCGGATGCTGGGGCTTTCCGAACGCTGGTCCCTGCTCCCGCGGGGTCAGAAGGCGGTGCAGTTCTTCAACCTGCCTGCCGGGAGTTATGTCTTCGAGGTCAAGGCCGCCAATAACGACGGATTGTGGGGCGACGAGGTTTCCTCCCTGCGCTTCGAGGTGAGCCCCTCGCCCTTTCTTTCCCGCTGGGCTTATGCCGTTTACGCGATGCTCCTGCTGGCTGTCGCCAGCTTTATCTGGCGCTATTTCACCGACAAGAAGATCTTCCAACAGCGGCTCGAACTGGAACGGATCAAGGAGCAGAACATGAAAGAACTGACCCAGGCCCGGATCAATTTCTTCACGAACATCTCCCACGACCTCAAAACACCGCTTACGCTGGTCATCGATCCGCTGAAACAGCTGAAACAGCATTTGCCCGGGGACGCCCCGTGCAACGACTATGTCCGCCTGATCGAAAAGAACGTGGGGCGTATCCAGCGAATGATCAGCCAGCTGCTTCAATTCCGGGAGATCGAGAGCCAGAAAATGACCCTGAACCGGCAGCCGGGCGACCTGATCCGATTTATCGACAGCATTTTTTCGTTGTTCGAGTTCTATGCCAGCAAAAAGGGCATCGAAACCGATTTCAGTTCCCGGTACGAGAGTTTCTACACCAGTTTCGACCACGACGTGATCGAGAAAATCTTCACCAACCTGTTCTCCAACGCGATCAAATACACCTCTGAAAACGGCTACGTAGGGGTGAAGATCGGCCGGGCTCCCCGGGAGCGGTGGCCGAAAGGGGCGGTGCCGGCCGCCGATACCGAATACCTTTCGTTTACGGTCACCAATACCGGGGCGGAGATTCCCGAGGACAAGAAGGATATTATTTTCGAATCGTTCAACCGCCTTTCCGCGCGCCGTCCCGAGTTCGAGAGCAGCACCGGCCTGGGCCTCGCCATCGTCCGGGAGCTGGTCGGCAATCTGGCGGGGAGCATAACCCTGCATTCGGGAAATTCGAAGGTCGCCTTCACGGTGGTGCTTCCCTTCTCGCGGAGCGCCGAAAAGACCAACAGCGCCGCCGAATCGTACGACTACACGGTTTCCGAGATCGACAACCTGCTGAAAGAGTCCGATGCCGCGGACCGGAACGACCGGCGTGTCCGCAAGGCATACGACATCGTGGTCATCGAGGACGATCCGGATCTGAGAAGCTACCTGGAACGGCGGCTGTCGGAATATTATAATGTATATACGGCGGACGACGGCCGGGAAGGCATTGCCAAGGTGGAGAAGATCTATCCCCAGATGGTCATCACCGACCTGATGATGCCGGAAGCCGACGGTTTCGATGTCTGCCGTTCCCTGCGGTCGAACATCAAGACCAGCCATATTCCGGTCATCATGCTGTCGGGGCAGGGCAAAGACGCCGACAACAAGATCAAGGCGCTGGAGTGCGGCGCCAGCGTGTTCATCGACAAGCCCTTCGACATGGATTACCTGCTCGGGCAGGTGGCCAACCTCATCAAGACCCAGAACGAGCTGAAACAGCGTTACAGCCGGAAATACATCGCCGAACCCTCGAAGATCACGATCTCCTCCGTGGACGAAGAACTGCTGAAAAAGGCGATGAACTACATCGAGCGGAACATCGACAACAACGACTACGACGTGGAGTCGTTCGTGTCGGACATGGCCATCGGGCGGACGCTCCTCTACCAGAAGCTGAACGACATTACGGGCATGTCGATCAAGGAGTTCATCATGGACATACGGCTGAAACGCGCCGCCCAGCTGCTCCGGGAGTCCGACCTGACGATCTCCGAGATTTCGATCATGACGGGCTTCGCCAATCCGAAATATTTCAGCATCTGTTTCAAGCGCCACTTCGAGCTGACCCCTTCCGAATTCAAGAAAAAGGCGTAA
- a CDS encoding aminoacyl-histidine dipeptidase — translation MSEITSLEPRLVWEQFDAITRVPRPSKKEGKIIDFLVDFAKKHHIEYKKDAIGNVVMRKPATPGFEERPAVILQSHMDMVCEKNSDVEFDFDNDPIRTRIDGGWVRAEGTTLGADCGIGMAAALAVLLDESVEHGPLEALFTVDEETGLTGAFELGEGMLTGKYLVNLDSEDEGEIFIGCAGGIDTIATFHYTMEPAPKNYAFFRVDVSDLQGGHSGDDIDKGRVNSNKTVARLLWDGMQSCELKLSYFNGGNLRNAIPREAYAIFGIPARLKGEFVKRYNLFAADLEAEFRFREPNFRITLNEMPQVEEVLDARTQFALVYSIVGVPNGVIAMSFAVPGLVETSTNLASVKFADGNRIVVTSSQRSSVESAKTYVMQMVESVFALAGADVAHSDGYPGWAPNPQSRLLEVTVEAYKRLFHTEPKVRAIHAGLECGLFLEKYPDLEMVSFGPTLRGVHSPDERLEIATVPKFWDLLCETLKSL, via the coding sequence ATGTCAGAAATTACCTCGCTGGAGCCCCGCCTCGTGTGGGAACAGTTCGACGCCATCACGCGCGTTCCGCGTCCTTCGAAAAAGGAGGGCAAGATCATCGACTTCCTGGTCGACTTCGCAAAAAAACACCATATCGAGTACAAGAAGGACGCCATCGGCAACGTCGTGATGCGCAAACCTGCCACGCCGGGTTTCGAGGAGCGTCCCGCAGTGATTCTCCAGTCGCACATGGACATGGTCTGCGAAAAGAACTCCGACGTGGAGTTCGATTTCGACAACGATCCCATCCGCACGCGCATCGACGGCGGGTGGGTCAGGGCCGAGGGCACGACGCTGGGAGCCGACTGCGGCATCGGCATGGCCGCTGCGCTGGCCGTGCTGCTCGACGAGTCGGTGGAGCACGGACCCCTCGAAGCGCTGTTCACCGTCGACGAGGAGACGGGCCTCACGGGCGCGTTCGAGCTGGGCGAGGGGATGCTCACGGGCAAATATCTCGTCAATCTCGATTCGGAGGACGAGGGCGAGATCTTCATCGGCTGTGCGGGCGGCATCGACACCATCGCCACGTTCCACTACACGATGGAGCCTGCGCCGAAGAATTACGCCTTCTTCCGCGTCGATGTCTCGGACCTGCAGGGCGGACACTCGGGCGACGACATCGACAAGGGCCGCGTCAACTCGAACAAGACCGTGGCGCGCCTGCTGTGGGACGGCATGCAGTCGTGCGAGCTGAAACTGAGCTACTTCAACGGCGGAAACCTCCGCAATGCCATTCCCCGCGAGGCTTACGCCATTTTCGGCATCCCCGCCAGACTTAAAGGGGAGTTCGTGAAACGTTATAACCTGTTTGCCGCGGACCTCGAAGCCGAGTTCCGCTTCCGCGAACCCAATTTCCGGATCACCCTCAACGAGATGCCGCAGGTGGAGGAGGTCCTCGACGCGCGGACGCAGTTCGCGCTGGTCTATTCGATCGTGGGCGTGCCCAACGGCGTCATCGCCATGTCGTTCGCCGTTCCGGGACTGGTCGAGACCTCCACGAACCTCGCGTCGGTGAAATTCGCCGACGGCAACCGCATCGTCGTCACCTCGTCGCAGCGGTCGTCGGTCGAGAGTGCCAAGACCTATGTGATGCAGATGGTCGAGTCGGTCTTCGCGCTGGCGGGTGCCGATGTGGCCCATTCCGACGGCTATCCCGGCTGGGCTCCCAATCCGCAGTCGCGGCTGCTGGAGGTCACGGTCGAAGCCTACAAACGGCTGTTCCACACCGAGCCCAAGGTCCGCGCGATCCACGCCGGACTGGAATGCGGACTGTTCCTCGAAAAATACCCCGACCTGGAGATGGTTTCCTTCGGCCCGACGCTCCGCGGCGTACATTCGCCCGACGAGCGGCTGGAGATCGCCACGGTTCCCAAGTTCTGGGACCTGCTTTGCGAGACGCTGAAAAGTCTGTAA
- a CDS encoding SusC/RagA family TonB-linked outer membrane protein has protein sequence MYKMLKGTLAMTVLLLLSAGPLFAQNAINVTGKVTDENGAPLAGVVVLVKDGGNNNATVTNTQGVYEIKAPAASTLVFSCLGYSSREIGIGTSNVVDVKMAQDAQSLDEVVVVGYGTQKKKDLTGGLAVVGKQTLEMVSTNNLMDRLVGQVAGLNITTGNEAPGSNQTLLIRGQNSLTASNDPLIILDGIPYSGGLADLDPNIIESLSVLKDASAVAIYGSRGSNGVILIQTKRGSKGSFHVTYKTKLSVAEPMQRIETMGPNEFIRFKQDMGRLKNNYSGEQLDPLVGSIISASEKVNYAKGVTNDWQDYVFRTVFTMDHQLSFQGGSEKTTYMAAVSYLDNPGVVYNSNYQRTTVYASINQTMNDWLSVGLTTQFVNRESGGATPNLEHAIKQSPWGIYKDETGGYYEEPMDYSNLPNPMKDVNADQKRTGRNFMANGFLDIKLPVEGLSFRSQFGYNYRSQLNGTYYGRNTVTGKKVDGRAELDNNHTTDWTWENVLKFDRNFKKHHIDFTGLFSMQETQYTGASQSGEGFVNDDSSFYRMDGAENKITIGSSYWKENFVSGMFRVNYGFDSKYLLTLTGRADSFSGFAENHKWAFFPSAAVAWHLGEESFIKDNASWIDMLKIRLSYGANGNNAISRYQSLDRLYATNGVKYIWGDGGSAANSAYLPSDGIGNPDLKWETTYTANLGIDFQFFNGRLGGTIDMYLSNTHDLLMSRSVPIMNGYSKILYNVGQTRNKGIELTLHSQNIRKTNFRWETDFTFSLNRDEIVELRGDGNDDINNKWFIGKPLSVYYDWNMIGIWQQGDEFTFTDKDGKEVAHQTGATPGAAKLEDVDGNGVIDSNDRKVIGSKQPSFTMSMGNRFTYKDFYFSFLFNGVFGKWMTDNVANIGSYTFGSGNYIHGVRYWTPETPDAEVVSPGYQASFDHGYYKKLNYVQLRNITLGYRVNQKFVRKIGLSAIDVNFSVNNVCAFSNMRQMLNYDNTWFASFPTARSYVLGLSLTF, from the coding sequence ATGTACAAAATGCTTAAAGGCACTCTGGCGATGACCGTTTTGCTGCTGTTGTCAGCCGGACCTTTGTTTGCACAGAATGCGATTAACGTGACCGGAAAGGTCACCGATGAAAACGGAGCGCCCCTGGCGGGTGTCGTCGTACTCGTAAAGGACGGCGGGAACAACAATGCTACCGTCACCAATACGCAGGGTGTTTATGAGATCAAGGCCCCCGCGGCCTCGACGCTGGTTTTCTCGTGCCTGGGTTATTCCAGCCGGGAGATCGGGATCGGCACGTCCAACGTCGTGGACGTGAAGATGGCGCAGGATGCGCAGTCCCTCGACGAAGTGGTCGTCGTGGGTTACGGTACGCAGAAGAAGAAGGACCTCACGGGAGGTCTTGCCGTGGTCGGCAAACAGACGCTGGAGATGGTTTCGACCAACAACCTGATGGACCGTCTGGTCGGACAGGTCGCCGGTCTGAACATCACCACCGGCAACGAGGCTCCGGGCAGCAACCAGACGCTGCTGATCCGCGGCCAGAACTCGCTGACGGCCAGCAATGACCCGCTGATCATCCTGGACGGCATTCCCTATTCGGGCGGCCTGGCCGACCTCGATCCGAACATCATCGAGAGCCTGTCGGTGCTGAAAGACGCTTCGGCGGTTGCGATCTACGGTTCACGCGGATCGAACGGCGTCATTCTGATCCAGACCAAGCGCGGATCGAAAGGCAGTTTCCATGTGACCTACAAGACGAAACTCTCCGTCGCCGAACCGATGCAGCGCATCGAGACGATGGGTCCCAACGAGTTCATCCGTTTCAAGCAGGACATGGGCCGGCTCAAAAACAATTACAGCGGCGAGCAGCTCGATCCGCTGGTGGGTTCGATCATCAGCGCCAGCGAGAAGGTCAACTACGCCAAAGGCGTCACCAACGACTGGCAGGACTATGTTTTCCGCACGGTCTTCACGATGGACCACCAGCTGAGCTTCCAGGGCGGCAGTGAAAAGACGACCTACATGGCCGCCGTTTCCTACCTGGACAATCCCGGCGTCGTCTACAACTCGAATTATCAGCGTACGACCGTTTACGCCAGCATCAACCAGACGATGAACGACTGGTTGTCGGTGGGCCTCACCACGCAGTTCGTCAACCGCGAGAGCGGCGGTGCGACGCCGAACCTCGAACACGCCATCAAGCAGAGCCCGTGGGGCATCTACAAGGACGAGACGGGCGGTTATTACGAGGAGCCGATGGACTATTCGAACCTGCCCAACCCGATGAAGGATGTCAACGCCGATCAGAAACGCACGGGCCGCAACTTCATGGCCAACGGTTTTCTCGACATCAAACTTCCCGTCGAGGGTCTCTCGTTCCGCTCGCAGTTTGGCTACAACTACCGTAGCCAGCTGAACGGCACCTACTACGGCCGCAACACCGTGACCGGTAAGAAGGTGGACGGCCGCGCCGAACTGGATAACAACCACACGACGGACTGGACGTGGGAGAACGTGCTGAAATTCGACCGCAATTTCAAAAAGCACCATATCGACTTCACGGGATTGTTCTCCATGCAGGAAACCCAGTATACGGGCGCTTCGCAGAGCGGCGAAGGCTTCGTGAACGACGATTCGAGCTTCTACCGGATGGACGGCGCCGAAAACAAGATCACTATCGGTTCGTCCTATTGGAAGGAGAATTTCGTTTCGGGCATGTTCCGCGTGAACTACGGATTCGACAGCAAGTATCTGCTGACGCTGACCGGACGCGCCGACTCGTTCTCGGGATTCGCCGAAAATCACAAATGGGCCTTCTTCCCTTCGGCCGCCGTAGCCTGGCATCTGGGCGAAGAGAGTTTCATCAAGGACAACGCTTCGTGGATCGACATGCTGAAAATCCGCTTGTCGTACGGCGCTAACGGCAACAACGCCATTTCGCGCTACCAGTCGCTCGACCGTCTTTACGCAACCAACGGCGTCAAGTACATTTGGGGCGACGGCGGCAGCGCCGCCAACTCGGCCTATCTGCCGAGCGATGGCATCGGCAACCCCGACCTGAAGTGGGAGACGACCTATACGGCCAACCTCGGTATCGACTTCCAGTTTTTCAACGGACGCTTGGGCGGTACGATCGACATGTATCTTTCCAATACGCACGATCTGCTGATGTCGCGTTCTGTGCCTATCATGAACGGTTACAGCAAGATCCTCTACAACGTCGGACAAACCCGCAACAAGGGTATCGAGTTGACGCTCCATTCGCAGAATATCCGCAAGACGAATTTCCGCTGGGAGACCGATTTCACCTTCTCGCTCAACCGCGACGAGATCGTCGAACTGCGCGGCGACGGCAACGACGACATCAACAACAAGTGGTTCATCGGCAAGCCGCTGTCGGTCTACTACGACTGGAACATGATCGGCATCTGGCAGCAGGGCGACGAGTTCACCTTCACCGACAAGGACGGCAAGGAGGTGGCTCATCAGACGGGAGCCACGCCCGGCGCCGCCAAATTGGAGGATGTTGACGGCAACGGCGTTATCGACTCCAATGACCGGAAAGTCATCGGAAGCAAACAGCCGAGTTTCACGATGTCGATGGGTAACCGTTTTACATACAAGGATTTTTACTTCTCGTTCCTGTTCAACGGCGTCTTCGGCAAATGGATGACCGACAACGTGGCCAACATCGGTTCGTATACGTTCGGTTCGGGCAACTACATCCACGGCGTGAGATACTGGACGCCGGAGACTCCCGATGCGGAGGTCGTTTCGCCGGGCTACCAGGCCTCTTTCGACCACGGCTACTACAAGAAGCTCAATTACGTGCAGCTGCGCAACATCACGCTGGGCTACCGCGTCAACCAGAAATTCGTCCGCAAGATCGGCCTGAGCGCCATCGATGTCAATTTCAGCGTGAACAACGTGTGCGCCTTCTCTAACATGCGGCAGATGCTGAACTACGACAACACCTGGTTCGCATCGTTCCCGACCGCCCGTTCCTATGTGTTGGGATTATCCTTAACCTTTTAA